AGAGCGATGCAATCACTGGTGCAAGAGGGAATTGCTTACGCACGAGACGGCCAAGGCATCACTGAACCGATGCGCCTGACTGACATGAACGCTTTGCTTGATAGCGTGGTTTGCGACTACGGCGATGCGGGGAACATGGTTCGATTGAGCGGTCACTGCGACACTCCAGTTTCTACGCGACCACAGACCTTGCGCAGAATCATCACAAATCTAGTGGATAACGCGCTTAAGTTCGGTAGCGAAGCGGAACTGCTGTTCGCCCTGGAAGGAGAGGATCGGGTTACGATAAGTGTACGCGACACGGGTCCGGGAATTCCCCCCGCGCAGATGGGGGCTGTTCTGCAGCCTTTTTACCGCATCGAAGGTTCACGCAATCGGGAAACCGGGGGTACCGGGTTGGGCCTGGCGATTGCGCAGCAGCTTACGCAGCTACTGCATGGCACGCTAAGCATGCAGAATCGTGACGGCGGCGGCCTTGAAGTACGGGTGTCACTGCCGACGATGCCGCTCCTCTAGTCTTGCACCCTAGGAAGCCGATCATGGTAATAGGCTGCCAAGCACTTTCTCAGGTACCTCGCAGGACTCGACGGCCGACGAGGAGTTCGTGTTAAGCCGCGATTTTGGCGCTTTTATTTGTACCGACTCTCGTATAGAGCCTCGAGGAGGCGACTCCAATTTAGGGACTAGAGATCGGTCCGCGCGACTTGGACATAGCCTCTTTGTGCCGGATTGCATATGACTTCACTTCACAAGAATAGGCAGATCCATTGGAGCGTCCTCCTGGCGCTGCTTGCAGTCCTCAACGCTCGATCCCCGGTGCTGGCCGCGGGGCCTTCAGGCAATCTCGAGTCGCCTGGGAGCAATGAGCTTCCGCGCTCAATGGTCACGCTCCAGATTACGCCGGATCATCCGCTGATGGACGAGCGCATTGGCATTAGGATTGCAGGCCTTCGCCCGAAACGTGCGATCTTGGTCACCGCAAGAACGCGATCACAAGATGGTCTATGGTGGCGCAGCCACGCGATCTTCACTTCTGACTCAATGGGAGAAATTGACCTCGCAGCGCAGGCGCCGGTGACTGGCAGCTATCGGGGGGTCGACGTGATGGGCCTCTTCTGGTCTATGTCACCAGATGCGAAGCCGAGGAATGCAGAGCATGGTTTTTTCGAAATCAAAGATCCGTCGATACCATTGGATACTGAGCTTCAGGTCTGGGATGACGCTCAGCTGCTCGCTGAGGCAAATGTGGTGCGAAGCTACGGCGAATACGTTGTTCGCGCATCGCCAGCAGGTAATGGCGTCACCGGAATCCTCTATTCACCGAGCGACACGGGCACTCATCCCGCCGTGCTTGTCATCGGCGGGTCGGACGGCGGCTTAGGGGCACCCGCCGTAGCGATGCTTCTCGCCGCTCACGGTTTCACTGCGCTGTCGATCGCCTATTTTGGCCTGCCGGGCTTGCCGTCGAGTCTCGAGGCAATTCCGATGGAGGACTTTACGCGAGCAATCGACTGGCTTAGCCGTCAACCCGGCGTTGATTCCAGGTTCGTTGCCATCTACGGTGAATCCCGCGGTTCCGAGCCTGCGCTTTGGGTGGCGGCAAACGCCGCCGCTGTGAACGCGGTGGTCGTCCGTTCGCCGAGCCATGTGCTTTGGGGTGGCGTCACCGCCCATCACCTGCCGGGTGCGGCAGCCTGGACGTGGCATGGACGATCGCCACCGTACATCCCCAATCATCTGTCGATCGGACTCTGGGTTTCGTACGGCTGGGATCTGCTGACTGCAAGACCCGTGTCTCAGCGCGCCCTATTTCTCGACAACCTGAAAGCCTTCGGCGACACCGCGGACATAGATATTAGCGTCGAGAATATCGACGGTCCGATACTGGTGCTTGCCGGGAAGGACGATCAGATCTGGCCGTCTGATCTGATGGCAAGGCGAATCATGGCGAGGCTTAGGGAGCATGGGCATGCCTTCGCCGACCAACTCTTGGAGTTCGAAAATGTCGGACATCCCATTCCGTACCTCTATGTGCCCATCAACGGCGACCGACAGCACTCGCGCTTCGCGGTGGGTGGCACGGTTCAGGGCACCGTCAAGGCTCAAGCGGAAGCATGGCCGAGGATCATCGCGTTTTTACAGTCCGCAGCTCGAAACTCAAACAACGATAGAAATGCCACCAAAGTGGATTCGGCACTCATCAGCGAATAGCCGGGTTCGGTGGCGTCTTTCGCTGTTCGGTCGGATGATATTCGTGAAGGTGCTTCCGGACCGTATCGATCGCTGCATCGAGCTCCACATCAATATCGGGCGCAACCCCTTCGTTCTCTACCCGCCACTCACCGGCGGGCGTGAAGAATCGAAGAGCCTTGAGCGTCGTTTGAACGAATATATCGAATCCTTCCAAGGCGACTTCCGGCGCTGGCAGCGAGATGGGAGCCGCCCGCGCGGGGATTCGTCGGCGCGTGTCGAAGCGGCCCAAATTTGCAGACAAAAGACGGACGCCGAGATGAAACAGTGCCCTAGTTCAGGTCTATTCGGTGATTCGCAGATCCTGTCCGGCTTTCGATACGCCTTGCCTGCGCCACCGGCTTCGTTCATTGGCACTCCTAGGCACGAAGCGCACATCCGTCTTGAAGGCTGACGAGCGCCGGCATGATCGTGAGCGAGAGAAACCAAAGTCGTAGGGATCGGCTACTTAGACCTAACGGCCAATGGGCGCACTCGCGCGACTAGTTCCTTGAGGAATTCATCCGACTTGATGAACATTGCGAAATGCCCGACGCCCGGAACGGTTACAAACGCTTTGCGTGGCGCGATTATTGAATCAAGATATTTCTTCGCAAGTTCCGTCGGCGCACTGCAGTCGTGATCGCCCCGGATGACAAACATCGGCACGGCGAACTCGCCCGCGATTCGCTTGTAGTCGAAATTGGTGATCTGATCAAAGAGGTGTTTTTCGCTGAAGACTTGGCCTTCCAAGGAATAGTTGTAGTCGCGCACTGTGTAACCTGGCGCCTCCAGAGCAAATCCTAACTGACCGCCCAGAAAGTAGTTTATGTCGCGACCTTC
The sequence above is drawn from the Pirellulales bacterium genome and encodes:
- a CDS encoding alpha/beta hydrolase — its product is MVWEGRDINYFLGGQLGFALEAPGYTVRDYNYSLEGQVFSEKHLFDQITNFDYKRIAGEFAVPMFVIRGDHDCSAPTELAKKYLDSIIAPRKAFVTVPGVGHFAMFIKSDEFLKELVARVRPLAVRSK
- a CDS encoding acyl-CoA thioester hydrolase/BAAT C-terminal domain-containing protein; the protein is MTSLHKNRQIHWSVLLALLAVLNARSPVLAAGPSGNLESPGSNELPRSMVTLQITPDHPLMDERIGIRIAGLRPKRAILVTARTRSQDGLWWRSHAIFTSDSMGEIDLAAQAPVTGSYRGVDVMGLFWSMSPDAKPRNAEHGFFEIKDPSIPLDTELQVWDDAQLLAEANVVRSYGEYVVRASPAGNGVTGILYSPSDTGTHPAVLVIGGSDGGLGAPAVAMLLAAHGFTALSIAYFGLPGLPSSLEAIPMEDFTRAIDWLSRQPGVDSRFVAIYGESRGSEPALWVAANAAAVNAVVVRSPSHVLWGGVTAHHLPGAAAWTWHGRSPPYIPNHLSIGLWVSYGWDLLTARPVSQRALFLDNLKAFGDTADIDISVENIDGPILVLAGKDDQIWPSDLMARRIMARLREHGHAFADQLLEFENVGHPIPYLYVPINGDRQHSRFAVGGTVQGTVKAQAEAWPRIIAFLQSAARNSNNDRNATKVDSALISE